A single Hypanus sabinus isolate sHypSab1 chromosome 24, sHypSab1.hap1, whole genome shotgun sequence DNA region contains:
- the LOC132380675 gene encoding trans-acting T-cell-specific transcription factor GATA-3-like has product MNGQNRPLIRPKKRMIVSKRAGTQCANCHTSTTTLWRRNISGEPVCNACGLYYKLHNVNRPLAMKKDGIQTRNRKVSNKSKKGRKVPEAFGELPKDFSEEPRTLALGSPAFSMPYSHSPHFVSPSALHPQSSLTYTTSISTSMVSALS; this is encoded by the exons ATGAACGGCCAGAACCGCCCCCTCATCCGGCCCAAGAAGCGAATG ATCGTGAGCAAGCGGGCAGGGACGCAGTGCGCCAACTGTCACACCAGCACCACCACCCTGTGGAGACGCAACATCAGTGGAGAACCGGTCTGCAACGCCTGCGGGCTGTACTACAAGCTGCACAAC GTGAACCGCCCTTTGGCCATGAAgaaggatgggattcagacccgGAACAGGAAGGTCTCCAACAAGTCAAAGAAGGGCCGGAAGGTGCCCGAGGCATTCGGCGAACTGCCCAAGGACTTCAGCGAGGAGCCACGCACCCTGGCCCTGggctccccagccttctccatgCCCTACAGCCACTCCCCCCACTTTGTTTCCCCCTCTGCCCTACACCCTCAGTCCAGCCTCACCTACACCACCAGCATTTCCACCAGCATGGTGTCTGCCCTCAGTTAA